One segment of Solanum lycopersicum chromosome 1, SLM_r2.1 DNA contains the following:
- the LOC138341670 gene encoding uncharacterized protein, protein MEEKDGEKTSLVQKLRQKYDEADRKKIEKGYKAKTLLVCGIGPDEFNRVSACECAKEIWDCLKTAHEETEQVKESKIDMLTSRYENFKMKKGEKIHDMFTKLSSITNELQSLGEPIRMTKQVRKVLRILPKSWESKVDAITEAKDLKVLTMDALIGNLKTHKMNRNYDLSKKEAKKDKSLRLKYKSNEDSSDDDMAYLISGFKKIMRKNKVYKTGTNGTRNATQGDTCYTCGKAGHFIRECPMLKNENKEHKKPRSEKENRRDLVLGKRGRKAAADLVVKKALAAWGDFSSDSEDPDEPKDVSMVAVHEEETVFNEMFALMAHTENEEENNQVTLVDMKNDLDKYSLKKLRTLEKVMIDSVIELTSERDTMNAELDSLTENKVKLEEKMSRMVSLESDNSKLKNHLNQITEESEKLTGMSNCLRVEIEEKLKYSEKNLVLSLEKSNRLEKDIVKLKEEFEKSLRWTKSSKLLSKTTNQSYFNKKGLGSLNITPPFNPHNKYVFVSDNLLGLHCGKNGHLKGECASWKNSHETLSNYAVRQKLSNERPGPPKHVSTDRFSNKKSVSTTKVLC, encoded by the coding sequence ATGGAAGAAAAGGATGGAGAGAAAACTAGTCTTGTTCAAAAGCTTAGACAGAAATACGACGAAGCTGataggaaaaagattgaaaagggctacaaagctaaaactcttcttgtctgtgggataggacctgatgagttCAATAGAGTGTCAGCTTGTGAGTGTGCTAAGGAGATTTGGGACTGTTTGAAGACTGCTCATGAAGAAACTGAACAAGTCAAGGAATCAAAGATTGACATGCTTACCTCAAGGTAtgagaacttcaaaatgaagaaaggagaaaaaattcATGACATGTTCACAAAATTGTCTTCTATTACAAATGAGCTGCAAAGTCTTGGTGAACCTATAAGAATGACCAAACAAGTCAGAAAAGTGCTTCGAATTCTTCCAAAATCTTGGGAAAGCAAGGTTGATGCCATTACAGAAGCCAAGGATTTGAAGGTGCTGACTATGGATGCTTTGATTGGTAATCTGAAGACACATAAGATGAATCGAAATTACGATTTGTCAAAAAAGGAAGCCAAGAAAGATAAGTCATTGAGGCTAAAGTACAAATCAAATGAAGATTccagtgatgatgatatggcatatctcatcagcggatttaaaaaaattatgagaaaaaacaaagtgtataaaacagGAACAAATGGTACTAGAAATGCTACTCAAGGTGATACATGCTACACGTGTGGAAAAGCTGGGCACTTTATCAGAGAGTGTCCTATGctcaagaatgaaaacaaggAACATAAAAAGCCAAGAAGTGAAAAAGAGAATcgaagggacctggtacttgGTAAGAGAGGTCGAAAAGCTGCTGCAGATTTGGTGGTCAAAAAggctcttgctgcatggggtgatttttcaagtgattcagaagaccCTGATGAACCAAAAGATGTGTCCATGGTGGCTGTACATGAGGAGGAAACTGttttcaatgaaatgtttgctctcatggcccatacagaaaatgaagaagagaacaACCAGGTAACTCTtgttgatatgaaaaatgacttggataaatattctcttaaaaaattgagaacattGGAAAAAGTCATGATTGATTCTGTAATCGAGTTAACATCTGAAAGAGACACCATGAATGCTGAACTTGACagtttaactgaaaacaaagttaaacttgaagagaaaatgtcaagAATGGTGTCGCTAGAGTCTGATAATTCAAAACTTAAGAACCATTTGAATCAGATAACTGAAGAATCTGAAAAGCTAACTGGAATGTCAAATTGTTTAAgagttgaaattgaagaaaaattgaaatactcTGAGAAAAATTTGGTATTATCTTTGGAGAAAAGCAATAGATTAGAAAAAGATATTgtcaaacttaaggaagaatttgaaaaatctCTTAGGTGGACAAAATCCTCTAAGTTGTTGTCAAAAACAACAAACCAGAGttatttcaataagaaaggactaggaagtTTGAATATCACTCCTCCCTTTAATCCTCACAATAAGTATGTATTTGTGTCTGACAATCTGCTTGGTCTTCACTGTGGTAAAAATGGGCATTTAAAGGGAGAGTGTGCTAGCTGGAAAAATTCTCATGAAACGCTCTCTAACTATGCTGTAAGGCAAAAATTATCAAATGAGAGACCTGGTCCTCCAAAACATGTTTCAACTGatagattttcaaataaaaaatctgTTTCTACTACCAAAGTCCTTTGTTAG
- the LOC138341672 gene encoding uncharacterized mitochondrial protein AtMg00810-like, whose translation MVKEFEMSMMGELTFFLGVQIKQSSNGISIYHEKYIKELLKKFNMFDSKPIDTPMGTNSKMIVEESDPLVNQTMYRGIIRSLLYLTASRPDIVYSVGMCARFQACPRDSHLKVAKCDTFDLVGFVDADFAGYKVDRKSTFGMVHFLGSSLISWGTKKQNFVALSTAEAEYVAAAA comes from the exons ATGGTAAAGGAGtttgaaatgagcatgatgggtgaaTTGACATTCTTCCTAGGTgtgcaaatcaagcaatcatcaaatgggaTCTCAATATATCATGAGAAGTACATTAAGgagctgctgaagaaattcaatatgtttgattctaaacctattgatactcctatgggaacaaattccaagatgATAGTAGAAGAATCTGATCCTCTTGTAAATCAGACAATGTACAGGGGAATCATTCGATCCTTGTTATATCTGACTGCTAGCAGGCCTGATATTGtgtatagtgttggaatgtgtgccaggtttcaagcatgtcctcgtgattcacacCTGAAGGTTGCAAAAT GTGACACTTTTGATCTGGTTGGTTTTGTAGATGCTGATTTTGCAGGTTATAAAGTTGACAGGAAGAGTACCTTTGGAATGGTTCACttccttggatcatcacttATCTCTTGGGGTACCAAGAAGCAGAACTTTGTGGCTCTTTCAACTGCTGAAGCAGAATATGTAGCTGCTGCAGCTTGA